The following DNA comes from Stigmatella erecta.
CGAAGTCCTTGTTATTGAGCACGGGCCCTGGCTCCAGCCCCCGCCCCTCGCCCTGCAGGTACCCGCCGGGGGCCGCCGCCAGCTGCGCGGCCACGTCCGGCGCCAGCACGGGCGCATGGCTGCACCCCACCGCGAACGCCAGCAGCCCCCACGGCAGCCACGCCCTCCGGCTCATGAACCCGAGCCCCCCGTGCCTCCCGTGGCCTCCGGGGTGATTTCCTTCACGCCCTTGCTGTCCACGGACAGCAGGAAGAGCGGCTTGATGGCCTCGCGCTGCTCATTGAAGGAGGTGCGGCCCGTGGCCCCCTCGAAGTCCTTGAGGTGGGCGAGCGCATCGCGCATCGCGCCGCGCGAGGCCGGGCGCGCCTTCTCGATGATCTGCCGCACCATCAGCGCCGAGTCGTAGCCGATGGCCTCCAGCAGGCCCGGGTCGCGCCCCGTCTCCGCCTTGTACGCGGTGCGGAAGGCCTGGACGAACTTGCGCGTGGCCGGGCGCTGCGAGTCGATGAAGAAGCCGTCCACGAACACCGAGCAGGTGACGAACTTGCCGCCGCGCTCCACCAGCTCCGGCAGCCCGCTCTGCCCCTTGGGGCTGTTCCACAGGTTGGTGCCGAAGAGCGTCACCGTCTTCAGGTCCCGCTTGCCCGTCGTCTTGCGGATGCGCTCCAGGTCGCGGGGATCACACGCGTTGGTGATGATGTCCTCCACCGCGAGAGCCGGGCCCACGAGGCTCACGCGCTTCCAGTCATCCGGGATGAAGATGCCGTCGAAGTCCACCACCGGCTCCACCCCGCTCTTCATCTTCTCCATTGCCTTGCGCCGCCGGAACGCGTCCTGCTCCTGGGAGTTCACCTCGCGCACGCCCTCGATGTAGTCCGCCCGGTCCTCCAGGTAGTACCGGCCCACGAGCTTCTTCGCCTCGTTGGTGAACGTCGTCTGGTCGTGCGAGTACGTCTCCGCGCCGCGCACCACGCCGCCGCGCTTGAGCACCTCGTCCCAGAAGGTGTTGGCCAGCTCCACGCCGTACGAGAGGTTCGGGTAGAGCAGCGCGAAGCGCTTGATGCCCCGGACGTTGAGAGCGTACTCGGCGATGGCCTCCGCCTGCGCGGAGTTGGTGAGCATGTTGCGGAAGATGTACGGCCCGATGCCGGTGATGCCCTCCTGGCGCGCCATCGTCAGCAGGGGAATCTGCAGCTCCTCGGACACCAGCGCCGCGCGGCGGGCCTCGTCCGGCACCAGGGGGCCCAGCACGGCGATGGCCCCCTCGTCGAAGGCGAGCTGCTCCACGCCCTGGCCCGCGAGGTTCACCTCGCCCTGGGTGTCCTTGACGATGAGCTCGATGTCGCTGCCGTTGAGCGCCAGCTGCACCCCGCGCAGCACCGCCTCGCCGATGGGCTTGAAGCGGCCCGTCATGGGCAGCAGCACGCCCACGGTGCGCGGGCGCACCTCCACGCGGCGGGTGGCCCGCGCGAGCAGTTCCTTGGCCTGGGGGGCGAAGGCGCTGGTGGGGGCCTCCTGGAGGAAGCGGTTGAGTGTCTCCTCCAGCCGCGTCCAGTCGCGCAGGTGGTAGTAGATGCGCGCCAGCTTGAAGGTGAGGATGGGCCAGGCGGGGTGGCGCGGCGACAGCCCTTCGGCCACGCGCGCGATGTCCACGAAGTCCGCGCGGCCCTCCACCACCTGCTCCAGGCGCTTGGCGGCGGCGGCCTGGGCCTCGGGCGTCTTGGCCTCCTCGGCCAGCTCCACCTCGATGGTCAGCGCCGAGGAGTAAAGCCCGGCGCCCTGCGCGGCGCGGCTCGCGTCCTCGAGCAGCTTCAGGCGCTCGGCCCCTTCGGCGCGCTCGGCGAGGCTGGAGAGCGTCTGGTACGCATCCCGGTAGGCGCCCACCTCCAGCGCGGAGCGGGCCAGCTTCAGCTTCACGTCCTGCGCCTGCGGGTAGATGGGGTTCTCGAAGAGCAGTTCGTTGAAGGACTTGCGTGCATTCACGTAGTCCTCCGCCTCGTAGAACAGGACGCCCGCCCGGTAGAGCGCCTCCTGGCTGGCGGTGGTCTCCGGGTACGCCTTGCGCACCACCAGGAAGGACTCGGCCGCCCGCTTGGGGTCCTGCTCGCGCGCCGCGGCCTCCACGGCCTGGGCCAGGGCGGCGTCCGCGGCGGGGTCCTTCTTCGCCTCGACCCGGGGCCTGCCCGAGGAAGTCCCGCCGGAGGGGTCGCCGGAGCCGTCATCCGGCCTCACGTGCGAGGAGGATTTCGGGCAGGCGGTGAGGAACAACGCCAGCGTCAGCGCCAGGACGCGGCGCACAGGGGAGAGGACGTCCATGGTGGGCGGGTGCATAGCAGCGAGGGTGCGCCTCCGTCGACAATCGAGCGGGCAGAAGATTCCGCAGCGAACGTCCCGGATATGCACCGCCCATGCCCCCCGCAAGCCCCCGGGACTTCAGGAGAAGCCCCGGGCCGGGGCACGGGGGGGTGAGGG
Coding sequences within:
- a CDS encoding penicillin-binding protein activator; the protein is MDVLSPVRRVLALTLALFLTACPKSSSHVRPDDGSGDPSGGTSSGRPRVEAKKDPAADAALAQAVEAAAREQDPKRAAESFLVVRKAYPETTASQEALYRAGVLFYEAEDYVNARKSFNELLFENPIYPQAQDVKLKLARSALEVGAYRDAYQTLSSLAERAEGAERLKLLEDASRAAQGAGLYSSALTIEVELAEEAKTPEAQAAAAKRLEQVVEGRADFVDIARVAEGLSPRHPAWPILTFKLARIYYHLRDWTRLEETLNRFLQEAPTSAFAPQAKELLARATRRVEVRPRTVGVLLPMTGRFKPIGEAVLRGVQLALNGSDIELIVKDTQGEVNLAGQGVEQLAFDEGAIAVLGPLVPDEARRAALVSEELQIPLLTMARQEGITGIGPYIFRNMLTNSAQAEAIAEYALNVRGIKRFALLYPNLSYGVELANTFWDEVLKRGGVVRGAETYSHDQTTFTNEAKKLVGRYYLEDRADYIEGVREVNSQEQDAFRRRKAMEKMKSGVEPVVDFDGIFIPDDWKRVSLVGPALAVEDIITNACDPRDLERIRKTTGKRDLKTVTLFGTNLWNSPKGQSGLPELVERGGKFVTCSVFVDGFFIDSQRPATRKFVQAFRTAYKAETGRDPGLLEAIGYDSALMVRQIIEKARPASRGAMRDALAHLKDFEGATGRTSFNEQREAIKPLFLLSVDSKGVKEITPEATGGTGGSGS